The DNA window GAACCATTCTTTTGATTTTTCAATTAATTCATCTATGATGATTTGTGATGAACCAATGTATGTGTGAGGATCCATAATTTCTTCTACATCTGCTTCTGTTAAGAATTTGGAAACTTCCTCATCTTGAAGAATTAGATCTGAAAGTAATAATTTTTCTTTATTTGCTTTAATAGCATTTTTTCTTACAATTCCATATGCAGTTTGTTTTCCCATACCTTTTCTTGTAAGTTCAGCCATTAATCTTTCAGCCATTATTAAACCATTAGTTAAATTAAGGTTTCTTTCAATGTTTTCATCATAGAATACAAGATTGCTCATTAATTTAATGGTTAAATTAAGAATATAATCAGTTAAAATACAGCTTTCAGGGAACATTATTCTTTCACAGGAAGAGTTAGTTAAATCTCTTTCATGCCAAAGTGGATTGTTATCTAATGCTGCATTTACATAAGATTTGATAATTCTTGCAACACCACAAATACGTTCTGCTGTGATAGGATTCATTTTATGTGGCATGGTACTACTACCCATTTGTTTTTCTGGGTCGAAGTATTCTCCAACTTCCATAATTTCAGTTCTTTGTAAACTTCTGATTTCTAAACCTATTTTATCTAATGTACTTGCGATATTTGCTAATACCATGATAAATTCAACATGATTGTCTCTTTGTACAACTTGATTTGTGATGGTTGCAGCTGGAAGACCTAAAATTTCAGCTACTTTTTTATGTATTTTCCATCCATCTTCACCAAGAGCAGCTGTGGTTCCAACAGCACCATCCATCATTGCTACACAAACATTTTTCTCAGCATGTAATAATCTGTCATATTGTCTGTGGAGTTCATCAGCCCAAATACCAAATTTCATACCGTAAGTTGTTGGAAGTGCATGTTGGCCATGTGTACGTCCAATAGCTACTTTTGCTTTATTTTCTTCAGCTAATTTAAGTAATAATTTGGTTAATCTTATTATTTTTTCTTTTAAGACTTCAATTGAGTCTCTAATAAGTAATGAGTTTGAACTGTCAACAACATCGTTGGAAGTTGCACCAAAATGAACATATTCTCCTGCATCATTTTCACAAACTTCACCAAGCCCTTTAACAAGAGCTCCAATATCATGTTTTGTTTGAGCTTCAATTTCATTTACTCTTTCTAATTTTACATAATTAGTATTTGCTTTTGATGCAATTTCGTCTGCAACTTCTTGGGGGATAATCCCAAGTTCTCCTTCAGCTTGAGCTAATGCAGACTCTACATCTAACATTCTTTGTAATTTATTTTCGGATTCCCAAATATTTTTCATTTCAGGAGTACCATACCTAAATTCAATAGGATGTATTGCCATATTATCTCCTCTATTTTTTTTCAATTAAGTTTGTAATTAACTTTATATTAATATTAATTCTATTATAATATATAACTAATTTAATTATTCTCACAATTTAGTTATCTTTAAATATTATGTAATATATATTTTACATAGATTGCTATATTTGTATAATTAATGATATATGGTGATTTTTTTGAAAACCAATATTAAACAATTGCGTCAAGAAAAAGGATTAAGTCAACAAGAGCTTGCAAAATTGGTTGGTGTTACTAGACAAACTATAAATGCTCTTGAAAATGCAAGATATAATCCTTCTCTTCTTTTGGCATATAATATCACAAAAATATTGGGTGGAGAACACATAGAAGATGTTTTTATTATAAGTGAGGATGACTAAATGATTTTAGAAATATATAAAGATGCTTTTGGCTATGCATTGAAAGATGGATCTACTCTTTTAAAATTAGGTGTACTTTCATTATTTAGCTTTTTAATCATTCCATTCATCTTTTTATTGGGTTATGAATATAGGATAATTAAAACTGCAACTGAAGGAATGATTAATGGGAATGAAACTTTACCAGAATTTAATAATTA is part of the Methanobrevibacter woesei genome and encodes:
- the purB gene encoding adenylosuccinate lyase; its protein translation is MAIHPIEFRYGTPEMKNIWESENKLQRMLDVESALAQAEGELGIIPQEVADEIASKANTNYVKLERVNEIEAQTKHDIGALVKGLGEVCENDAGEYVHFGATSNDVVDSSNSLLIRDSIEVLKEKIIRLTKLLLKLAEENKAKVAIGRTHGQHALPTTYGMKFGIWADELHRQYDRLLHAEKNVCVAMMDGAVGTTAALGEDGWKIHKKVAEILGLPAATITNQVVQRDNHVEFIMVLANIASTLDKIGLEIRSLQRTEIMEVGEYFDPEKQMGSSTMPHKMNPITAERICGVARIIKSYVNAALDNNPLWHERDLTNSSCERIMFPESCILTDYILNLTIKLMSNLVFYDENIERNLNLTNGLIMAERLMAELTRKGMGKQTAYGIVRKNAIKANKEKLLLSDLILQDEEVSKFLTEADVEEIMDPHTYIGSSQIIIDELIEKSKEWFNE
- a CDS encoding helix-turn-helix transcriptional regulator, translating into MKTNIKQLRQEKGLSQQELAKLVGVTRQTINALENARYNPSLLLAYNITKILGGEHIEDVFIISEDD